A stretch of the Lolium perenne isolate Kyuss_39 chromosome 3, Kyuss_2.0, whole genome shotgun sequence genome encodes the following:
- the LOC139837521 gene encoding uncharacterized protein, with protein sequence MATTASLPCLILDHGDEQRTTTLYSVSDGARRPCEEMEEELRGKRSWVTSHGWLLLWDPATLTTFLWDPRAAAFEGSNNKIALQAWASPPESATGCALSGDPTGPDGFTVVVLESSDDTALWYCHAGGTPSPWARHEYDIGGTRVPWDETFFAKRYVPSFAGCGGKFYCDVSSDEYGVLEFSPEPALATVKVAKPVEIVVPPGQCYSKPFAYTLDLDGEVHTVWIFFSDAEAGAVIDVAVYRMDLAGKRSVRVESIGDRAILAGGSKCCFAGWCPATESGLLPNGVYWVHPSEGRLYVYDVGANTEEVCELGEGAGELSRLPFWIVPRI encoded by the coding sequence ATGGCGACGACGGCGTCGCTCCCGTGCCTCATCTTGGACCACGGCGACGAGCAACGCACCACTACGCTCTACAGCGTCTCGGACGGCGCGCGCCGCCCCTGcgaggagatggaggaggaactgCGCGGCAAGCGGAGCTGGGTGACCTCGCATGGCTGGCTCCTCCTCTGGGACCCGGCGACGCTCACCACCTTCCTTTGGGACCCGCGGGCCGCCGCCTTCGAGGGCAGCAACAACAAGATCGCGCTCCAGGCGTGGGCCTCACCGCCTGAGTCAGCCACCGGATGCGCGCTGTCCGGCGATCCCACGGGCCCCGACGGCTTCACGGTGGTGGTCCTCGAGTCGTCGGACGACACGGCCCTGTGGTACTGCCACGCCGGCGGCACGCCGTCGCCGTGGGCCaggcacgagtacgacatcggcgGCACCCGGGTGCCGTGGGACGAGACCTTCTTCGCGAAGCGGTACGTGCCCAGCTTCGCGGGGTGCGGCGGCAAGTTCTACTGCGACGTCTCGTCGGACGAGTACGGCGTGCTGGAGTTCTCGCCGGAGCCGGCCTTGGCGACCGTGAAGGTGGCAAAGCCGGTCGAGATCGTCGTCCCGCCGGGGCAGTGCTACTCGAAGCCGTTCGCCTACACGCTGGACCTCGACGGAGAGGTGCACACGGTGTGGATCTTCTTCTCCGACGCGGAGGCTGGCGCCGTCATCGACGTCGCCGTCTACAGGATGGATCTCGCTGGCAAGAGGTCCGTCAGGGTGGAGAGCATCGGCGACCGGGCCATCCTCGCCGGCGGCTCCAAGTGCTGTTTCGCAGGCTGGTGTCCGGCCACCGAGTCCGGGCTGCTGCCCAACGGCGTGTACTGGGTGCACCCGTCCGAAGGCCGCCTGTACGTGTACGATGTTGGCGCCAACACGGAGGAAGTGTGCGAGCTCGGTGAGGGCGCCGGAGAGCTGTCTCGCCTCCCGTTCTGGATTGTTCCCCGCATATAA